ATGGCCGTGAAACGGTTTTGATTGCCAATGATGCCACCGTAAAAGGCGGAACCTATATGAAATGGACTATTAAAAAACACCTCAGGGCACAGGAAATTGCCATGGAAAACCGTTTACCCTGCGTTTATCTTGTTGATTCAGGGGGTGCATTTCTGCCGGAACAGGATACTGTTTTCCCCGACAAAGAGCATTTCGGAAGGTTTTTCTACAACCAGGCACGTATGTCGGCCATGGGTATTCCTCAGGTGGCTATTGTGATGGGCAGTTGTACAGCCGGAGGCGCTTATGTGCCGGCTATGAGTGATGAAACCATTATCGTCAAAAATCAGGGAACTATTTTCCTTGGAGGACCTCCTCTGGTGAAAGCTGCCACTGGCGAAGTAGTTACCCCTGAGGAACTGGGCGGAGCGGATGTGCACACCAGCATTTCGGGTGTTGCCGACCATTTCGCTGAAAATGATACCCATGCCATTCAGATTTGCCGGAATATTTTTGAAAATCTTGATTACAGACCTAAACAAATCCTTGATATTGCCAAAATCAGGGAACCTGCCTACGACCCTGAAGAATTGTATGGCCTCGCTCCTATCGATTTCAGAAAAATGATTGATCCCCGTGAAATAATTGCCCGCATCGTGGATGGCAGTGAATTTCATGAGTTTAAGGAAAGATATGCCAAAACCATCGTTACCGGCTTTGCCAATATTATGGGCTTTCCTGTGGGTATTCTGGCCAATTATGGTGTTCTTTTCTCAGAAAGTGCCATAAAAGCTACACATTTTATCAATCTGTGCTGTGAACGAAAAATTCCGCTAATTTTTCTTCAGAATATCACCGGATTCATTGTCGGTAAAGAATTTGAACGTCACGGCATAGCTAAAGATGGAGCAAAAATGGTTCATGCTGTAGCCAACGCCAATGTCCCCAAGTTTACTGTAATTTTTGGCGGTTCATTTGGTGCCGGGAACTATGGAATGTCGGGACGTGCTTTCGGACCCCGCCTGCTCTTTATGTGGCCTAATGCTAAAATTTCTGTCATGGGTGGTATGCAGGCAGCTAATGTGTTGATTACCGTCAAGCAAGACCAGTACAGATCGAAAGGTATGGAAATGCCACAGGAAGAAATTGATAAGATGTATGCTGAAATAACCGGCAAATACGACTATGAAGGTTCGGCCTATTACAGTACTTCCCGTTTGTGGGATGATGGCATCATCGACCCGGTTGACACCAGAAAAGTACTGGCAATGGGTATTTCCATGTCGCTGAATAAGATTTGGGATGAGCCGAAGTTTGGGGTCTTTAGAATGTAATAATTGCGGATTGCAAATTGTTGATTTCGAATTGAGAAATAATAAATGATGATAACACCTGAATTATTGAAAGCAAGGACAAAGAAATTTGCAATTGAAGTGATTTTATCCGTTGAAGATTTGCCATACAAAACATCAACAAACATAATAACCAAACAACTAATAAGGGCAGTAACTTCAGTTGGTGCAATTTACAGATCAGCATGCAGGCAAGATCAAAAGCTGACTTTATTTCTAAAATTGCAATCGTTGAAGAAGAAGCTGAAGAACTTACTGCTATCTTTACCGCCAGTGGCAAAACCTCCAAATCAACTAAATATTAAATAATGAAATCACTCATTATCTCAATCCGAAATTTTGTTCGCTATCCCGCAGGGATGTGTATATCCGCAATCCGAAATCAAAACAATCCGAAATTTTGTTCAATCCGCAATCCGAAATTAATTAATTATGGAATACAAAAACATAGAATTTGAACTTACAGGAAAAGTTGGAACAGTCTGGTTAAACAGACCGGATGTTCACAATGCCCTGAATGCTGAAATGATTGCAGAAATCATTGATTTTTTTACAAAAGTAAATGGAATGCCTGAAGTAAGGGTGGTTGTACTCAGAGGCAGGGGAAAATCTTTTTGTGCCGGTGCTGACCTCAATTACATGAAAGGCATTGCTGCTTTTGGTTTTGATGAAAATTATCAGGACAGTCTGAAATTAGCGAAATGCTTTAACGCCATTTATACCTGTTCAAAACCCACTATTGCCGTAGTTCATGGTGCTGCCATGGGCGGAGCCAACGGATTACTGGCTGCCTGTGATGTGGTTTTCTGTGATGAAACCACCAAATTTGCCTTCAGTGAAGTAAAGCTGGGAATTGCCCCTGCCACTATTTCCCTGTATGTCTTTAAAAGAATAGGTGAAAGAGGTGCAAGAGACCTGATGGTTAG
The window above is part of the Sphingobacteriales bacterium genome. Proteins encoded here:
- a CDS encoding methylcrotonoyl-CoA carboxylase; translation: MYKIESRIDTQSKEFLQNKEEFLKLLHVYRERMKKVILPDLTNDLIKKHKSRGKLLARERIYKLIDPNTPFLELSPLAAYDQYHNEFPSAGIITGIGLIHGRETVLIANDATVKGGTYMKWTIKKHLRAQEIAMENRLPCVYLVDSGGAFLPEQDTVFPDKEHFGRFFYNQARMSAMGIPQVAIVMGSCTAGGAYVPAMSDETIIVKNQGTIFLGGPPLVKAATGEVVTPEELGGADVHTSISGVADHFAENDTHAIQICRNIFENLDYRPKQILDIAKIREPAYDPEELYGLAPIDFRKMIDPREIIARIVDGSEFHEFKERYAKTIVTGFANIMGFPVGILANYGVLFSESAIKATHFINLCCERKIPLIFLQNITGFIVGKEFERHGIAKDGAKMVHAVANANVPKFTVIFGGSFGAGNYGMSGRAFGPRLLFMWPNAKISVMGGMQAANVLITVKQDQYRSKGMEMPQEEIDKMYAEITGKYDYEGSAYYSTSRLWDDGIIDPVDTRKVLAMGISMSLNKIWDEPKFGVFRM
- a CDS encoding enoyl-CoA hydratase/isomerase family protein, whose product is MEYKNIEFELTGKVGTVWLNRPDVHNALNAEMIAEIIDFFTKVNGMPEVRVVVLRGRGKSFCAGADLNYMKGIAAFGFDENYQDSLKLAKCFNAIYTCSKPTIAVVHGAAMGGANGLLAACDVVFCDETTKFAFSEVKLGIAPATISLYVFKRIGERGARDLMVSGRRFDGIEAERYGLVNKALPAEELENQLNAYISGLMSSGPEAMRACKQLIYNISNKMQFEDAIDYTARLIAELRASKEGQEGMASFLEKRKANWNE